A section of the Humulus lupulus chromosome 2, drHumLupu1.1, whole genome shotgun sequence genome encodes:
- the LOC133813910 gene encoding uncharacterized protein LOC133813910 → MLLVQDLKYRRWLKFDHVWSILKDCEKFTNDNTNSPTRFQQQGRNFNSPHSCSHGFESPTSAPSGMSSFDLNMNDEEVPINLSERPIGVKKAKEKQKSDEQFKKLMDQSQKLVNIIENDNFERNELLRQRLMWLE, encoded by the coding sequence ATGCTATTAGTACAAGATCTAAAGTATAGAAGATGGCTCAAATTTGATCACGTGTGGTCCATTCTTAAAGATTGTGAGAAATTTACAAATGACAACACCAATTCACCAACTAGATTCCAACAACAAGGTCGTAATTTCAATTCCCCCCATTCTTGTTCTCATGGTTTCGAATCTCCGACATCGGCACCCAGCGGTATGAGTTCATTTGATCTTAATATGAATGATGAGGAAGTTCCTATTAATTTATCTGAAAGACCTATCGGTGTGAAAAAagcaaaagaaaaacaaaaaagtgATGAACAATTTAAGAAATTAATGGATCAAAGTCAAAAACTTGTTAACATTATAGAAAATGACAACTTTGAAAGAAATGAACTTCTGAGACAAAGGTTGATGTGGCTAGAATGA
- the LOC133817278 gene encoding GDSL esterase/lipase At4g10955, producing the protein MAKRGAEEITNEAVQEKEAHPYAFHVSGPRNVSSLNWRELINSSWKDGNYKRTVIACFIQAVYLLELDRQENRSEENALAPKWWIPFKYKLVQTLVDERDGSIFGAILEWDRSAALSELILIRPSGAPRAVLALRGTLLKSLTFRRDIEDDLRFLAWESLKGSIRFKVALEALKSVAEKYGSSNVCVAGHSLGAGFALQVGKTLAKEGIYVDTHLFNPPSVSLAMSLRNIGEKAGFVWKRFKSMLPSSISETQVNSEEGETSNNNSWKWVSNLYGLKNPGLALGKWVPHLYVNNSDYICCSYTDPDGTTEEENKSNIDKENLRPRTGQMAAKLFVMSKGNQKFLEAHGLEQWWSDDLELNLALHNSKLISRQLKSLYSLPNPAPQTNTGKPSPNNK; encoded by the exons ATGGCGAAGCGTGGCGCTGAGGAAATCACCAACGAAGCGGTACAAGAAAAAGAGGCTCACCCGTATGCGTTTCATGTGTCTGGACCTCGAAATGTGTCTTCTCTTAATTGGAGAGAGCTTATAAATTCTAGTTG GAAGGATGGAAACTACAAAAGAACAGTAATTGCTTGTTTTATACAGGCAGTTTATCTGCTTGAACTTGACAGACAAGAGAACAGAAGTGAAGAAAATGCTCTAGCCCCAAAATGGTGGATACCCTTTAAATACAAGCTAGTTCAGACCTTGGTTGATGAAAGAGATGGATCGATTTTCGGAGCAATACTAGAATGGGATAGGTCTGCTGCCCTTTCTGAGTTAATCCTCATCAGACCGAGTGGTGCACCAAGAGCTGTATTAGCACTCAGAGGAACACTCCTGAAGAGCTTAACATTCCGAAGAGACATTGAAGATGATCTccggtttttggcttgggaaagcttgaaaggctcaatcagATTCAAAGTGGCTTTGGAGGCATTGAAATCAGTGGCTGAAAAGTATGGAAGTAGTAATGTGTGTGTTGCAGGCCACTCTCTAGGGGCTGGTTTTGCTCTCCAAGTGGGAAAAACATTAGCCAAAGAAGGAATATATGTAGACACCCATTTGTTCAATCCACCTTCTGTTTCACTTGCCATGAGCTTAAGAAACATTGGAGAAAAAGCCGGTTTTGTTTGGAAGAGATTCAAGTCAATGCTTCCTTCTTCAATCAGTGAGACTCAAGTCAACAGTGAAGAGGGAGAAACAAGTAATAATAATAGTTGGAAATGGGTGTCAAATTTGTATGGTTTGAAGAACCCGGGCCTGGCTTTGGGGAAATGGGTACCTCATTTGTATGTAAATAACAGTGACTACATTTGTTGCTCTTATACTGACCCTGATGGAACAACAGAAGAGGAAAACAAGAGCAACATTGATAAAGAGAATTTGAGGCCTAGAACCGGGCAAATGGCGGCTAAGCTGTTTGTGATGTCGAAGGGAAACCAGAAGTTTCTTGAAGCACATGGGTTGGAGCAATGGTGGTCTGATGACTTAGAACTTAATTTGGCTCTTCACAACAGTAAACTCATAAGCAGGCAGCTGAAATCCTTGTATAGTCTTCCAAATCCAGCTCCACAAACAAACACAGGGAAGCCCTCGCCTAACAATAAATAA